The Sphaerisporangium siamense genome includes the window GCTGGTTGTCGGGGAAGGCGGTCGGGGAGGGCGACGGTGACGGGGTCATCCCGGTGACCGCGGGGACGGTGATCAGCTCGGACGGCGCGCTGACGTTCCCGGCCGTGTCCCTGGCCACGACGTAGATCGTGTACATGCGGTTCAGCTCACCGGAGAAGCCGCCCACGGTGGAGGTCGTGGTGGCCGCCTTGACGAACCCTTCGACGTCGAGGCGGTAGAGGTCGTAGCCGGCGATGCCGGAGCCGTCCGACGAGGCGTACCAGCAGATCGAGGCGTATCCGGGCTGGTAGGTCGGGGCGAGGGGCACCGGGCAGTGCCGCAGGCCCGTGGGCCGGGTCGGAGGTGTGGTGTCGTCGGCGCTCCGCGCCTGCGCGGCCGCCTGTCCCGGGAGAACCTGGGCCTGTACCGGGGCCTGGGCCGCCTGCGGCGCGGGGACGGTCGCGCGGGCGGCCTGCCCCGCGGACCCGAGGACGAGCGCGGCGGCGACGAACGCCAGGGTGAGGAGAACCGCGCTTAAGGAGTGTCTGCCGATCTTCATTCCGCCCCTTGTTCGATTGGTGTCGGCGTGGATCCCCCCGCATAGATCGTGAAGCAACTTCACCAATTCGTAAAGGGCCCGAACTTTCGTGGAGGTCACCAGCGGGACGGGGAGGGGTGGGCAGGCGGCGAGGAAATTCGATTGCCGGTGCAGGACGGTATGACTAGCGTCGGACGCCCTTGCCCCGGACGATCGGATAGTGCTCATGGTGTGGCGCGCGGCCGCACGCCGGTTTCCGGTGCTCGCGATCCGGGACTTCCGGCTGCTGCTGGCCGATCGGCTGCTCGCGCCCGCGGCCGTGGCCTTCTCGGTGGTGGGCGTCTCCTTCGCGGTCCTGGACCTGACCGGGTCCACCGCGGACCTGTCCTACGTCCTCGCGGCCCAGATCGCACCGGCCCTGGTGTTCACGCTGATCAGCGGCGTGGTGTCGGATCGGGTGCCCCCGCAGCGGGTGATCGTGGCGGCGAACGTGGTGATCGCCGTGTCGGAGGGGCTGCTCGGCGTCCTGGTGCTGAGCGGCGGCGTGCGTCTCTGGCACATGATCGTGCTGGAGACGCTGACCGGTGTGGGCATGGCCGTGCTGTGGCCCGCCATGCAGTCGATGCTGCCCAAGATCGTGCCGGACGAGCTGTTGCAGCAGGCCAACGCGGTGAGCCGGCTGGCGATGAACGGCGCCCAGATGGGCGGCGCCGCGGTCGCGGGCCTGGTGGTCGCGGCGGTGGGGCCGGGCTGGGCCATGGCCGTCTGCGGGGTGGGCCTGCTGGCCACGGTGCCCATGCTGCTGTCGATCCGCGCCTCCGGGCACGAGCGCACGGACGAGACGAGCATGGTGCGCGACCTCAGGGACGGCTGGTCGGAGTTCCGCAGCCACACCTGGCTGTGGACGATCGTCGCGCAGTACTGCGTCGTGCTGATGGCCTGGTACGGCGGCTTCCAGGTGCTCGGGCCGCCGGTCGCCAAGGAGCATCTCGGCGGCGCGGCCGCCTGGGGGGCGATCACCGCGGCCGAGGCCCTGGGCCTGATCGTCGGCGGGGTGATCTCGCTCCGTTTCACTCCGCGCCGGCCCCTCTTGCTCGTGGTCTCGATCGGCGCGATCCTGGCGGTGTCGCCGTTGTCGCTGGCCATGCGATGGCCCCTGGTGGCGATCTGCCTGGCCACGGCCGTGCTCGGCGTCTTCCTTGAGATCATGATGGTGCAGTGGAGCGTCACGCTGACCCGTAACGTGCCGCCGGAGAAGCTGGCGAGGGTCTCGGCGTACGACGCGCTCGGCTCGGTGATGGCGATGCCGGTCGGCGCGCTGGTCGCGGGCCCGCTGGCGGACGAGATCGGGCTGTCGGCCACGCAGTACGGCGCTGCGGCGCTGATGGTGGCCGCCTCGTCGCTGGCGATCCTGCCCCGCGACGTGCGCCGGATGCGGTCCTCGGACGGCAGGAGCGCGCCGTCCGTGCCCGCCGCCTCGCCGTCGGGGTCCTGACCGCCCGAGCGTCGCACCGCCCCGGTGGTGGGGGTGGGCTGGCCTGCGCCGGTTGCGGAGCGCGCCCTTTGTGTGGCAAGACGTAGCAAATGATCTCGGCGTCTCCGGCATTTTCGGACATCCCGGACGTATCTGCGGGGGCGTGCGGGAATCAGGGCCACGGGTATATAGTTAGCAAAGGTAATGAGTTATGACGAACACCACCACAAGGACGGAGCGCCCGGCGGTCCCGCGCAGCGACGCCGAGCTGGCGTCCGCGCTGCGCGTATCTCTGGCGCGTCTGAACAGACGGCTGCGGCGGCAGGCCGGAGCCAACAGTCTGACCCCCACCCAGTTCGCGACCCTCGCCGCCGTCGAGCGGCACTCCGCTATAACGCCTGGCGAGCTCGCCGAGCTGGAGAAGATGCAGCCCCCTTCGATGACGCGGGTGATCGCCGCCCTGGAGCACAGAGGACTGCTCGCCCGCACCCCTCACCCGACCGACCGGCGGCAGGTGACCGTCAGCGTGACCGAGGCCGGTCGCGGGCTGATGAAGGAGGAACGCCGACGGAAAGAGGCGTGGCTCGCCATGCGGCTGATGGAGCTGTCGCCCGAGGAACGGGCGACGCTGCGGGCCGCGGCGCCGATCCTGGAGAAGCTCTCGCAGACCTGACCCATCCCCAGGCTGTGGATTCCGCTGTGGCCACCGCCCGCGAGGTGCGGGTGACCGAGCTACGCGAGGTCCAGGCCGAGGAGACGCAGGGCGCCGAGCCCGTCGCGCGCTCCCGCGGCGGGATGTTCCGGTCGCTCAGAAACTACAACTACCGCCTGTTCGTCTCGGGCAGCGTCGTGTCCAACGTCGGCACGTGGATGCAGCGCACCGCGCAGGACTGGCTGGTCCTGGAGCTGAGCCACGGCAGCTCGGCCGCGCTCGGCGTGACCACCGCCCTGCAGTTCCTGCCGGTCGTGCTGTTCGGCCTGTGGGGCGGGATGCTGGCGGACCGCTACCCCAAGCGCCCGCTGCTGATGGCGGCCCAGTCCCTCATGGGCCTGCTCGCGCTGGCCATGGGCGTGCTGACGATCACCGGCCACGCGCAGATCTGGCAGGTCTACGTGATGGCGTTCATGCTCGGCTGCGTGTCGTGCGTCGAGGTGCCCACCCGGCAGTCGTTCGTCGTCGAGATGGTCGGCCGCGGGGACCTGCCCAACGCGATCGCGCTGAACAGCTCGACCTTCAACCTCGCCCGGGTCGTCGGCCCCGCCGTCGCCGGCGTGCTGATCTACGCGCTGGGCGGCACCGGCCCGATCTTCCTGCTGAACGCCCTGTCGTTCGCCGCGGTGATCTCCGGCCTGGTCCTGATGCGGACCTCCGAGCTGCGCACCCCCGAGCCGGTCGCCCGCGCCAAGGGGCAGCTCCGCGCGGGCCTGCGGTACGTGTGGCAGCGGCCGGAACTGCTGATGCCGATCCTGCTGGTGGCGTTCGTGGCGATGTTCGCGACGAGCTTCTCGATGAGCATCGCGCTGATGGCCAGGCAGGTGTTCGGCCAGGACGCCTCCTCGTTCGGCGTGGCCTCCAGCGTCTTCGCGGTCGGCGCCCTCGGCGGCGCGCTGCTGGCCGCGCGGCGCGGCCGTCCGACCCGCCGGCTGTTGATCGTCGGAGGCATCGTCTTCGGCGTCGCCCAGATCGTCGCCGGGCTCGCCCCGACGTACGCGGCCTTCCTGATCCTGCTCGTCCCCGCGGGCATGGCCATGATCACGACCAACACGGCCGCGAACTCCTCGGTGCAGCTCGCCGCGTCGCCCGAGATGCGCGGACGGGTCATGGGAATCTATGTCCTGGTGTTCACCGGTGGCGCCCCCATCGGCGCGCCGTTGATCGGCTGGGTCGGCGAGCTCGCCGGGCCACGCCTCGGAGTGGTGATCTGCGGGGTGATGTGCCTGGCCGGAGTCGGGCTGGCCCTGCTGCTGACCAGGTTCGCCGCGGGAAGGACGCGCCGTGCGGTTGTTCGTGGCGTTGTCGCCGCCCCCGGAGGTGCTCGCTGAGGTCGCCGGGGCCGTCGGCGCGTGTCCGGAGCGCTGGCCGGACCTGCGCTGGGTCGCCGGCGAGACCTGGCACATCACGATGGCCTTCCTCGGCGAGGTCCCCGAGAGGGCGCTGCCCGAGCTGCGGACCCGCCTGGCCCGCGCGGCCGGACGCCACGCGCCGATGACGCTGCGCTTCGAGGGGGCCGGGGCGTTCCCCTCCGCGCGGCGGGCCCGGGTGGTGTGGCTGGGGCTGGCCGGCGGGGGGACGGCGATCTCGCGCCTGGCGGCGTCCCTGGCCGCCGGGGCCGCGCGTGCCGGGGCCGTCGACGCCGACAGGAAGCCCTTCCACCCGCACCTCACGCTCGCCCGCGCGCGCCCGCGCGACGGCCTGGACGCCAGGCCCCTGGTCGAGGAGCTGAAGGACTTCGGCGGCACGCCGTGGCGCGCCGAGACCGTCCACCTCATGCGCAGCCATCTCGGCCCCAGAACCCGTTACGAGGCGCTCGGATCGTGGCCATTGGGGGGCGGCGGCTAGGCTTCAGGACGTGGACCGTCCCCGTCGCTGGCTGCTGCCCGCAGTGCTCGCGCTGCTCGTGGCGATCGTCGTCGTCGGCGCGCTGCTCACATAGCCGCCGGTCATCGAGGCCGTGCCGCCCGTCGCGGGGCGAGCACGGCCTCGGACGTCCCGTCGCGGACGACGGGCCCTCCTACCAGGCGTACGCCTCGGGGGCGGGGCCGCCGGGGCCGGGGAAGATCTCGTCGAGCCGGGCGAGCGCCTTCTCGTCGAGCTCGATCTCCAGGGCCCTGAGGCTGCCGTCGAGCTGCTCGATCGTGCGCGGGCCGATGATCGGGCCGGTGACCGCCTTCTGCGCGAGCAGCCAGGCCAGCGCGACGTTCGCCGGGTCCTCGCCCAGCTCGTCGCAGAACGCCTCGTACCGCTCGATCTTGTCGCGGTGCTTCTCCAGCTCGCCGAGCATCCTCTCGGACGCCGACCGGCCCTTGTCGATCTTGCGGAGCACGCCGCCCAGCAGGCCGCCCGCCAGCGGGCTCCACGGGATCACGCCGAGCCCGTAGTCGTCGCACGCGGGCAGGACCTCCAGCTCGACCTGGCGGACGAGCAGGTTGTAGTGCGACTGCTCCGACACCAGGCCGGAGAACCCGCGCCGCTTGGCCGCCTCCTGCGCCTTGGCGATGTGCCACCCGGCGAAGTTGGACGACCCGGCATAGATGATCTTGCCCTGCTGGAGCAGGACCTCCATCGCCTCCCAGATCTCGTCGATCGGGGTGTTCCTGTCGACGTGGTGCATCTGGTACAGGTCGATGTAGTCGGTCTGCAGCCGCTTGAGCGAGGCGTCGCAGGCCCGGCGGATGTTCAGCGCGGACAGGTACGACTCGTTCGGCCAGTCGCCCATCGAGCCGTACAGCTTCGTGGCGATGACCGTCCTCTCACGACGGCCGCCGCCCTTGGCGAACCACCGCCCGACGATCTGCTCGGTTATCCCCTCGCCCTTCTTCCAGCCGTAGACGTTCGCCGTGTCGAAGA containing:
- the thpR gene encoding RNA 2',3'-cyclic phosphodiesterase, translated to MRLFVALSPPPEVLAEVAGAVGACPERWPDLRWVAGETWHITMAFLGEVPERALPELRTRLARAAGRHAPMTLRFEGAGAFPSARRARVVWLGLAGGGTAISRLAASLAAGAARAGAVDADRKPFHPHLTLARARPRDGLDARPLVEELKDFGGTPWRAETVHLMRSHLGPRTRYEALGSWPLGGGG
- a CDS encoding MFS transporter → MVWRAAARRFPVLAIRDFRLLLADRLLAPAAVAFSVVGVSFAVLDLTGSTADLSYVLAAQIAPALVFTLISGVVSDRVPPQRVIVAANVVIAVSEGLLGVLVLSGGVRLWHMIVLETLTGVGMAVLWPAMQSMLPKIVPDELLQQANAVSRLAMNGAQMGGAAVAGLVVAAVGPGWAMAVCGVGLLATVPMLLSIRASGHERTDETSMVRDLRDGWSEFRSHTWLWTIVAQYCVVLMAWYGGFQVLGPPVAKEHLGGAAAWGAITAAEALGLIVGGVISLRFTPRRPLLLVVSIGAILAVSPLSLAMRWPLVAICLATAVLGVFLEIMMVQWSVTLTRNVPPEKLARVSAYDALGSVMAMPVGALVAGPLADEIGLSATQYGAAALMVAASSLAILPRDVRRMRSSDGRSAPSVPAASPSGS
- a CDS encoding MFS transporter, giving the protein MFRSLRNYNYRLFVSGSVVSNVGTWMQRTAQDWLVLELSHGSSAALGVTTALQFLPVVLFGLWGGMLADRYPKRPLLMAAQSLMGLLALAMGVLTITGHAQIWQVYVMAFMLGCVSCVEVPTRQSFVVEMVGRGDLPNAIALNSSTFNLARVVGPAVAGVLIYALGGTGPIFLLNALSFAAVISGLVLMRTSELRTPEPVARAKGQLRAGLRYVWQRPELLMPILLVAFVAMFATSFSMSIALMARQVFGQDASSFGVASSVFAVGALGGALLAARRGRPTRRLLIVGGIVFGVAQIVAGLAPTYAAFLILLVPAGMAMITTNTAANSSVQLAASPEMRGRVMGIYVLVFTGGAPIGAPLIGWVGELAGPRLGVVICGVMCLAGVGLALLLTRFAAGRTRRAVVRGVVAAPGGAR
- a CDS encoding MarR family winged helix-turn-helix transcriptional regulator, with translation MTNTTTRTERPAVPRSDAELASALRVSLARLNRRLRRQAGANSLTPTQFATLAAVERHSAITPGELAELEKMQPPSMTRVIAALEHRGLLARTPHPTDRRQVTVSVTEAGRGLMKEERRRKEAWLAMRLMELSPEERATLRAAAPILEKLSQT
- a CDS encoding aldo/keto reductase; the encoded protein is MEYAHLGRAGLSVSRLCLGTMNFGPETSEEDSFAIMDKAHDVGINFFDTANVYGWKKGEGITEQIVGRWFAKGGGRRERTVIATKLYGSMGDWPNESYLSALNIRRACDASLKRLQTDYIDLYQMHHVDRNTPIDEIWEAMEVLLQQGKIIYAGSSNFAGWHIAKAQEAAKRRGFSGLVSEQSHYNLLVRQVELEVLPACDDYGLGVIPWSPLAGGLLGGVLRKIDKGRSASERMLGELEKHRDKIERYEAFCDELGEDPANVALAWLLAQKAVTGPIIGPRTIEQLDGSLRALEIELDEKALARLDEIFPGPGGPAPEAYAW